Genomic segment of Nothobranchius furzeri strain GRZ-AD chromosome 12, NfurGRZ-RIMD1, whole genome shotgun sequence:
cagaggactccaaagcgctttacactacagtgtatcattcatccattcacacacacattcacacactgatggtgatgagctactatgtagccacagctgccctggggagcactgacagaggcgaggctgcaggcgccatcagtccctccgaccaccaccagcaggcaaggtgggttaagtgtcttgcccaaggacacaacagcagaattctccacTGGGAGCCGGGATCCACCCCTCAGATTacgggacaacccgctctacctcctgagctactgctgttttgTGACTTTTGGCAATAACATGGTTAATGTGCTGCTGAGAGGTTCAACTTTTAGTTTCAACACAAATGAAAAATGGAGACGCTGTTAGTGTGAACGACTGTTCAGATATTCAACACTTCTAAATTATTTCTAGTTTCATATCTGAGCTTCTACCTGTACATTAAAGAATCACATTGTATGCATTTTTACAACACACTTGACtggattttattattttaattttcaaAGTTGTGGTGGGTGTTTTCACATATTATGCACATTCAGTTTCTCCTTTTTAATTAATTTAGATTTTTACAACCAAAACTCATACATGGCCAAAAGTGGTCCCAATAATTTCACatactaaataataataataataataataataataataataataataattattattattattattattattattattattattaatattatactTCACCAGTTTACCTTGATAACAGAGATGGCACAAAAGTATAAATATTGGTGCATTTATTCTTAATATACAAaagtataataaataaataaataaattcccaTTCTCCAGCACATGTTTTTAACTATAAAGAAATATGAGGTTTTCTTCATAGTTCAGCTAGATTTCATTTTCTACAACCTCTTCAAGTCTATAAATCTGTTCTAGACAAACAGGAATATTTAGGACATATTTAAGATATTTTTACGTGGCGTTTTGTGGAGAAGCTGTGAACAATCCACATCTTACACGTTGCAAATAGCTTTTTGAACAACACCAGTAAGAACACGATGGATTAGTTCTGGCCAGGCAGACTAAAAAGCTGTAAATGCAGATTTCTACCATCATCAAACAACAACTGAGGTCATACAAAGATCCATCTAGCTAATAAATTATTTGCTCATGAATCTTCCGCAGAACTTCATTTCAACAACAACGGCTTGTATTCAAATGACTTTCTCAGTCAATTGTGAAATCACATTTTGAAGGGAACCTTCAAATAATAATGGTACGCTGTTCTATTCCGCTTTCCAGAAAGACTGTTTCAGAATCTTTATATTCTAGCGGTAAAGATAATAAATTCACCAATTTTAGCTGCATTCTATTTATCTGCGATTGTTGTTGTGGTTAAAGACAAACACCAGATTATCTCTGACATCTGAGTATCAGACAAAAGTTTGTAGCACACCTCCTTGTCAGGTAAGACAGACACACTTCTCATTTTTAATGTCtcaaaaagtggaaaaaaaaaaaaaagccagatGTGTCTGATTTCTCCAGACAGGTTTTAGCATAAATCTGCCCTTTAGTGCAGCTTAAATCCCTCTGGATGGATGAACCCTGCTAATGCCCCATGGTGTCTACAGAACGAATGTGCATTGATCTCAGCGTGTTCTGTGGCAGGGTGAGACATGCCCCAGTGtgatttcatttttgtttttttcaccgAGCAGCGGTGACACCGGCTCGACGTATCGGACTGTGTTTTGGTGTAAAATGTTACAGAAATGCCAGCGGCCATCAGAGGAATGAGTAGAGCTGAAATGTGTTACTGTGGCCCTGAAACCAAATTCAATGATGCAAACAAGAAAAGACGAAACCATTTGGATCAAGGTAAACAAACCAAAGGGAAGAAAAACacttattttaattttctttcttaTCATTTTGGATATTGCTTAAAAATAACAAATGTGTGCTATATCTGGTTGGGGAATTTTGAGGAAGATTGCTATTTTTTGTGGATATTTTATTAAGGTATGCCGATGTCAAAATGAATTTCATATATTGTTTAAAACATATTGTATAGTTTTATTCTTTATCGTATCATATTTAGTATTATCGCATTGTATATCAGCATCTCCCTGTTTCCTGGTCATAGAAAGCTAAAGGTTTAAAGCCATCTTTAGTTAACATTCATTATATTCATCTTAATAATGTCTAACAGCAAGTCATCAAGTACCATTAATAGTTAATAGAGGACAATCTTCTACATCAGAAATTTCCTCAATCTAATATTGGGAACGTGATTACTAGTCTAGTGACGCCTCAGAGCTACACCAACTCCagcctttttttttgtcttggaTTTTTGCAAAGGTACGATAACAGTCAAGTCTACCATGAACAGAAACTTTGTCTACAATTAGCAGAGATCCTACCAGAATCTGTAAAACGAGATGAGTTTGTTTGGTTCTCCATTCTGACCTTGGACTCAGCTACTCTAGAAGAGCTGAGCACACATGAGGAAAGTCACAGAGTTCGTTTTATGAGAGCCTTTGAGACGCCTCTGCATATTAAACTGGAACTGATAGAGGTTCTTAATTTATTAGAGACAATTTCGACTGTGGGCAGAAGACGCATTATCGGTGGCTGTGCATGAGAAGTGGTCAGACTGGATCAGACTGGATCTCTGCTCTCTGCAAATGTGTCCCTACGGACAAACACAGATGTTCAAAGCTCTTCATCACGGGGATCATCTATGGCTAAACTACTTAATGCTTCACCAAGGTCAGCTTGTTGTTTGTCGGTTTATATGATAGAGACAGTGGCTCATAATCTCGGGTGGATGATGGTGGTATGCTCCATCCATCACCCGCAACAGAACTCTTCTTTTTGCATTGAGGGAACAATCAGCATCTATTTGATGCGGTTGGCTGCTTTATGAAAACTGTTATTGAACATGAGAGGTTTTGTCATTTTCTGCCATGCATCTTACTGTTGCTTCCTGTAAGCCCACCACTTTATAATCGCTGACAGCTGGATAAACTGTCACTTGTGCTCTCTGGGCGTGTTGACATTTTCCAAGCCCTAACGAGTCCCATACAAGCAATGCTAGTCACCTCAGGGACAAAGCTCGAATGTGCTCCCAAAGACTGAGGGCTAGAGCTGCTGGTGGTGACTGTAGACTCAAGAAGAGATGCAGATAGGCTTTCCATTTTTATCATACTGGTACACCAGCATCTTGATGCAGTGGGAGTTGGCTGGGGAGATCCAGGGGCTGCTTGTGATGGAGAAATTGTGGCTGGCATAAAATTGTGGCGGCTGCTTCCTACAGTGGACCAGAGCTCGCAGCACATTGGCTGCCATGCCCCTGAAACGCTTGCTGATGAAACAGTAGAGGAAGAAGTTGACGCCAGTGTTGAGCAATGCAAGCATGTTTGCCATATCTGTGAGCATGTGGAGCAGACGGCCAGCGCTCTGTGAGGCAGGTGGAGGTGAGTAGAAGTGGTAGAGGATCATGAGGGTGCGCGGGGCCCACAAAACTGCAAAAACTGAGGTGATGGCTAGGAGAATGGCGGTGGTCTTCCCTGTTGAGTATCCACGCAGTCTGAAGCAGTTGCGACGCTTGCGGAGTTTCTGGACAATGATAGCATTAAGGGAGAAGAAAACAGTGCAGGGGAGGAGGTAGATGGTTGCACAATGCGCCCACACTAGGACATGCTGGGCCACTGTTCTTCTGTCGCTATCTTCCCCACCTCCTTTGTCGCCATATATGTCAGGCCACCAGTAATAAGGAGCTGCAGAGAGCAAGCAGCCAGCGTACACAGCAAATATCACCCTTCGGGTTCGAGCTGGGTAGGAGACCGTGTGGTAACGAAGTGGGTGACAAACAGCGACATAGCGATCAATGGTGAGAGGCACTGTTATCCAAATGGAGGTGTGAATGGAGGAGAACTCCAGAACCTGTACGATGCTGTTTAACGATGGTGGCAGCGGTGATGCCAAAATAAAATCCTCCAGGATGaaatcaacaaaaactatgaggagCAGCACAAGAATGTCGGCGGCGGCCAGGGCCAGGAGATAGTTATAGGAGGACTTCTGACGACGCAGCACCAGCTGGGACAGGATAACCACCGTCATAATGTTGGCTAGAAGACAGAAGGATGTGGGAAGGGGATTGAAATGTAGATGGGCAGAGGAAATGGGAGAATGATGGGGAAGTGTGGTAAAAAGAGAAGAGAAATGGGAACAGGGAGGGAGGGAAACAGAGAGATCGAATGTTAGTGGAGTCTGGTGATTGAAACAGCCAGCAGTAAACAAGGCGGCAATATAAAAGCAgttcacagcaacagttgtgctGCAGACAAAAGATGTAGTGCAGGTGCAAACACATGCACCAAATAAAAAGAAACGGAATAACATAAAAGGTCAAAAGATTGTAAATTGGATAGAAAGCTTCAACAGTTGAAGAGCATGCAAAGTGGATACAATACACAGGCCAAAAGAAAGAAGAGAAAACATAGTTACCTTAACAATAATCCTTTCATCGTTTTCACTCCCCTTTCTTTCTTCTACATTGACACCTGCTGTGTAATTCCAGCAGCACCTGTCTCTCCCTTTGGCCAAATTGTTATCTCTAATCAAGAGTAAAGTCACAACAAATACATGAGggcaacatgcagcatcacagccTTGGCTCTACTGTCTGCCATCCTGCCGCCAGCAATTTAGCTCCTGGAACAAAGCACAAGGACAGCCCATCGCTCCCTGTCTGCCTCTCTTTGTCAGCCTCTGACCCAGTATGCATCGTGATGCTTCTCATTAATGATGCTATCTATCTTTTGCTATTTATTTATTCTGGCTTTGTTTCATGGGGGAGTTAAATACCCTTGAAAAACACCCACCTtttcattaaaaaagaaaaattataaCAGGCAGCAACATTAAACTGGCTCAACCCATCTGCATTGTCACAGATATTTAATGTAAAAATTCTTGTATAAGTTAAAACCAATGACACGAATAGAGGGACAAAGCGCCTCCATCTTTCATTTGTCAAACCTGAATCCAAACCGTTCAGGTTAAAACTCCCGCCATGTTGAAGCTTTTGGGTCAGGAAGTGAAGTTGATGATCCAATCCCTCACACACCACGACGGTGTTTCAGGGCAATAAATAACTGAAAGGAAAATACAAAAAGGAACTTTTGAACGTACAGCTGCAATGTACACAAACATTTTCAACACTAGCTGACAACTGTGTTTTTCTGAGGCCAATCAGCAACCTGTTGGTGCAGCACAGAGACATGTTGAGTCTGTCACTGCAAACAAGAAGCTTTCTGACATTGTGATGCAGCCTCAGAGACATTAAAGTAGTTAGCCATCCATCACTGTAAATGCTGCATGTGTGATCGTGTCTCTCTGCAATAATAGAACTGGGACTGGATTAAATATGACAGCTTGGAGTCCGAGACATCACACTTCACAGCCCAGCCGCTAACAAGTGAGCAAATTACAAAGCTGGCTCCAGATAATGACTAAAGATCTGCCTGCAAgacatcaaacacacacacacacacacacacacacacacacacacacacacacacacacacacacacacacacacacacacacacacacacacacacacacattggaatCTGaacacacaagaagaagaaagtatcatttctatagcgcctctcaagataaaaatcacgaggcgcttcacaaaagcaaaaaatgtaaacatataaaaaagcatttagaaaatggttaaaaatatatttgaaattagcaaaaaatagacaattgtgattgattaaaaaagttaagaaagagagagagtgaacaggaaagagggaaatcagtggatcctgagaaaggtggaataggtggggagagcagaataaggagagagaggtgaagaaggtcacacaaaagccagcctgaacaagtgagtcttcagctgctttttaaaggagaccactgagtccactgatctcaggctcagggggagagagttccagagtctgggggccacagcagcagatgatctgtcacctttggtctttagcctggtgctgcacaaccagtaggctttgatcactggacctcagggacctgctgggggtgtatggactaagaagatcaccaatgtaagatggtgcttgtccatgtaaggccctatagaccagaaccaggatcttgaaatgaaccctgaagttgaccggcagccagtgaagctggagtagaagcggggtgatgtgggtgtgtttggaggacttggtcagaagccgagcacaggcattctgaaccacctgtagacggctcagggaggttctgctcggacacgagaaaagagagttacagtagtctaagcgtgaggagatgaaggtgtggagaacagtctcaagttcagagcgggacagaatgggactcagcttagcaagcaGATCATTAGCAACGCCCCaattctgctaaatacataaacattaacAAAAAATTCCCATCTTACCCTCCGCGGGTGGTCTCATACTTCCAAACTCAGGTGCCCTACCAGAGGCCTGAGAGTTTGAGGGTTCTGTGCAGATGTTCCTAGACCTGCACTTTTCTGGATATCTGATgtctttcctgggatctgctttagccattcctccagtttgggggttactgccccgatgacTTCACTCTCAGGCTTTctgaagttcttctttgaggaccTGGTATGTCTCATTTCTAGTGTTCCTTTTTTCTGATGATGCCATCACTTGATGCTGCCACATCAACAAcaatggctgtcctctgttgtttgtccaccaccacaatgtctggttggttcgccatcaccattttgtcagtctggatctggaagtgccacaggagcttggctctcttgttctcaaccaccttagggggtgttttCCACTTTGACCTTCGGACTTCCAGTccttactctgcacagatgtttctgtacatgaTACCAGCCTTGGTTGTGacgttccatgtatgctttccctgccagcatcttacaccctgcagtaatGTGGTGGATAGTCTCAGGGGCCTCTCTGCAAAGCCTacacttgggtcttgtctggtgtggtagatcttggcttctgttgctctggtgttcagggcctgttcctgtacagccatgatgagtgcccctgtgctgtccttcagaccagctctttctagccattggaaGGATTTCTTGAtgtcagccacttcagttatctgtcggtGGTACAATCCATGTAAGGGTTTGTCCTCCCACGATGGTATTTCCAACATCTCCTCCTCTGTTCGCCAGTGTTTGAGACATTAACCGAACatgtcatctgttggggccttgtccttgatgtacttatggatcttagatgtttcatcctggacagcGGCTATCACACTCACTAGTCCTGGGCCTCATGCCTTACGGCTAGTGTACActctcagggtgctggatttgggatggaaccctccatgcatggttaggagcttccgTGTCTCAACGTCTGTGGTCCGTATTTCTTCCTTTGACCAGCTTATTATTTctgcaggatatctgattactggcagggtGTTGCTGTTTATTGCCCAGGTCTTGTTCATGTcattgagctgacttcttaggacttgTGGAGGGTTATgggaatatatgtatatatatatatatatatatatatatatatatatatatatatatatatatatatatatatgtatatatatatatatatatatatatatacagcaaCGGAGTAATGTAATTAATAACGTTTACCCTCAGTACAATGTCATTGCTGTCACTGGGCATATAAAGTGGTGCATTACTACAATGTGGTTGAATGAAGCACAGCAATTTCAGGCATTCTGACAGCCACTAGTGAAGCATCGGTCACAAACAGAATGGCTCAGATCCGATCGGAGCTGGCTCGTTCTTGAAGGAGCCGGAGTGAGTGACATAGATTGGAACCTGTCCGCGTCTACGACCTCCACCTGAAATCTGGCTCTTTCCCCTCTTGAGCTCTGGGCTACCTACAATTTGTTACCTCCAACCGGTCACCAAAGGTCACACCCCAGTGAGATGGGTGGGTGAGAGTGCTTTtgtgtctcctgtctcctgctgCTTCTCTAATATAAGATGGGCTAAGGCCATTGACGTTGTTTAGTGGCGAAAGGAGAAGGCAGAGCATGCTCCCTGAGGTGTGTAACGAGGCTGACTCATCCCACCGTTGCAGGCACATGTTCAGACGGGTGGTCGACAAGGCGCTGCACAGGGTTGCCAAATCAGATTTTCTCACAAGCCTAATTTGAAACAGACTGaacaaaaaacagaaagaaatACATTTCCGGAATTGAAGTGAGTTGGGAGCTGAGGGCTCATGTTTTGACAGTTAATCCGGAGGTTAATAGGAGGTAGAAATAAGAATAATGAAGAAGTAAAGTGGTCATGTGACGGTCACAAAGTTTAAAAAAAGAGATGATGAGGAGAAAATGAAGGGAAGGATTATGAGAGAAAGCCTGAACAAGACAGATAGAGAAATACAGCAGAGAGCGGTCAGGAGGAGAAATGAAGAGGAGGTGAATATCAAAGCTTTCTTCAAAGGTCACAGGCACTTTGTTCCTGATGGCAATCATTCCCCCTTTGTCTTCTTCTAAGTGTCAAACTAAACATAAAGCAGGGTGATcttttattctccagagcaatAACCAGGGGCAGACATTCAGTGAAGAAACATGCATTTGGTCTTTACAAAATTGATTTATTAGCTATTTTTTACTAAGATACAAATGGAACAAAGCGAAAAATGCTCTTTTTTAAAACTTTTGAAATGTAGACTGGCTGTTAATGGGGCTTGTGAAAAGAGATGTGATAAAACAGGATATTTAGGTTTAATGGGAATATTAGGATGAGGAGAAGGCTCTCTGTGCAGATGATGATACCGATAAAAATCCAGCTCCACAGCAATTCATTTCCCAGACAGACTGCAGCATCACAGTTCATTGTGAAGAACCCAAACTGATACTAGCGATGGCAGGTAAAGTGACAAAAATAACTTTggtaaagactttttaaaaacacacacagtccTGATAGCACAGAGACCAACCAAGCAGGAACAACGATCTTGAATGGAACAAAAGAAGGATAATTAGCAGTAGGCAATGAAAAGAAGCTGAACTTATACTGAAGGACAAAAGCACCAATTGAGAAAAGGAACAGGTTAAAACTAAAAAACTTCATCAGAATACAACAacaaactatccatccatcctttttcttccgcttatctggagtcgggtcacgggggcagcagcctaagtcgagaggcccagacttccctctccccagccacttgggccagctcttcgggggaatcccaaggcattccctggacaggtgagagacatagtccctccaccgtgtcctgggtctacctttaggccttctccaggttggacgtgcccagaaaacctctccagggaggcTTCTAGTAggcctcctgaccagatgcccgagccacctcaactggctcctctcgatgtggaagagcagagggtctactccaagcccctcccggatggccgagcttctcaccctatctttaagggagagcccagccactctgcggagaaaactctttttgcccgcttgtatccgcgagctcgttctttctgtcactactcaaaactcgtgaccatagatgagggtaggaacgtagatcgaccggtaaaccgagagctttgccttctgactcagctctctcttcaccttgACATATCGGAACTCCGGTCACTAGAACAACAAGTGTTGAGCTTCTTGCACAGTTAGAACATTAACATCCAAAGTGATGCAATATCAGTCTGTCATTTCCCTTCCAAGAAAGGCAGACAAATTGAAACCACTCATCATAGTACAATTTACCAGAAGGAAGCACAGAAATGAGTTGTCAAGGCATGCAAAACCCCTGAAAGGTAcaaatgtgtacataaatgaacatCTGATGAAAAAGAATGAAACAATAGCAAGAATGATAAGAAAACAGGAATAAATtcttccgcttccggtcggcaacaagatggcgcctgtgcttggcttagctgcagtcaccggccactttttcaaacttttctccactaacctcctcttttccaccttgctcctgtctgcgatactcttcagtagtgtccctgctaccatctcctatgatcgccagactcttttgtccttccgttccttcacgatcgcccaagatgcaccgaggacgtaccatcctgttagtttacctgagtggcgcactggcccggaaccaATTGACATTCCCGAGCTGCCCGCCTccggctatgtttgtccggtcccgggaaaacgtcagaggaaaagaggtaaacgagcaggaatccaggtgagaataagacttctcttaaagagtggtttatctagtaaaaatcggcgcgatcttctagcttcttatcctttgtttggtgacctgagcgccacttccgcattcccgccaggccgcgttgggatGCGATTCATCCgcgcaagttttttaaggtcggtttatcctcattcctcagtggtttctcctcctgagtggtttttataaacaccgtggatctaaccctgctaatttatgtccaataactccagctgtttctgtagtttctgattcatcctcctcactcagcatggctctattaaatacccgctctgttaacaataagtcttccctgctcaatgatctaattctctctaaaaacctggattttctgtttctgactgaagtttggcagcaaacatctgattattctgctctgattgaactttgcctgagtggttattcttttcttagccagccctggggttctggtcgtggtggaggcctagctgttgttttcagagaccatcttccacgtagctctacaacctctggtcactttgcttcctttgaactgcagctgattaaagtcgggcgtaaggacccgttctactgtgctgtggtctatcgtccacctggtccaaacagttctttccttcaggagtttagtaactttctatcctccactgtgaagctgtccagactggtgatttttggtgactttaacatccatgttgatgatccctccgatctctttgccatgaatttctccagccttatggactccttcagctttacccagcatgtttctggccccagacACACCAGGGgctacactctggaccttgtttttaccctgagtctaaatgctgacagtgttt
This window contains:
- the gpr139 gene encoding probable G-protein coupled receptor 139, whose translation is MEPSHVFPVFPPNGSSWSPGQDPSEVVQGCPLGPLPVIYYSVLLCLGLPANIMTVVILSQLVLRRQKSSYNYLLALAAADILVLLLIVFVDFILEDFILASPLPPSLNSIVQVLEFSSIHTSIWITVPLTIDRYVAVCHPLRYHTVSYPARTRRVIFAVYAGCLLSAAPYYWWPDIYGDKGGGEDSDRRTVAQHVLVWAHCATIYLLPCTVFFSLNAIIVQKLRKRRNCFRLRGYSTGKTTAILLAITSVFAVLWAPRTLMILYHFYSPPPASQSAGRLLHMLTDMANMLALLNTGVNFFLYCFISKRFRGMAANVLRALVHCRKQPPQFYASHNFSITSSPWISPANSHCIKMLVYQYDKNGKPICISS